The following proteins come from a genomic window of Paenibacillus spongiae:
- a CDS encoding YhcN/YlaJ family sporulation lipoprotein yields the protein MHRKWVVLIAGAMLGTMLTGCMEKTGDLGNQNIRQNKVRYDMNGNRIMTKRFANDQKNEMNRLDGRRLNSNNIVGLHRNYRLEMSEEASNRISSLKGVGNAYVMLTDNNAYVAVSHDDDKSGKTDGSAKSASPMARSLSRTDQSYLPKGMTGVGRTGRTETSLDYDMLGTRMDATRSFDDTKIHTNRSHNRSYSPRGAGTMMKPSSASRMNAMGTNESKITGALKERIAKEVKTLAPQIDNVYVSANPDFVSRMTAYMEDVRLGHPIQGYIVEFNAMVDRIFPANPIITK from the coding sequence ATGCATCGCAAATGGGTAGTGCTTATAGCCGGAGCTATGCTCGGGACCATGTTGACGGGCTGTATGGAGAAGACAGGTGATCTTGGAAACCAGAACATTCGTCAAAATAAAGTTCGCTATGATATGAATGGCAATCGGATCATGACGAAGCGATTCGCGAACGACCAAAAGAATGAGATGAACCGCCTGGACGGCCGCAGGCTGAACAGCAATAACATTGTCGGCTTGCATCGCAATTACCGTCTGGAGATGAGCGAGGAGGCTTCGAACCGCATCTCTTCTCTGAAGGGCGTCGGCAATGCTTACGTCATGCTGACTGACAATAATGCTTATGTCGCCGTATCGCACGATGACGATAAGTCCGGTAAAACAGACGGATCGGCAAAAAGCGCAAGTCCGATGGCAAGGTCGCTATCCCGGACGGACCAAAGCTACTTGCCTAAAGGAATGACCGGAGTGGGCCGCACCGGACGGACGGAAACTTCATTGGATTATGACATGCTCGGCACAAGGATGGATGCGACGAGGAGCTTCGACGATACGAAAATCCATACGAACCGTTCCCACAACCGGTCATACTCGCCAAGAGGCGCCGGAACAATGATGAAACCTTCTTCGGCAAGTCGGATGAATGCAATGGGTACGAACGAGTCTAAGATAACCGGCGCATTAAAGGAGCGTATTGCGAAGGAAGTCAAGACGCTGGCTCCGCAAATCGACAACGTCTATGTATCGGCTAATCCGGATTTCGTATCTCGAATGACCGCTTACATGGAGGATGTCCGCCTTGGCCATCCGATTCAAGGCTATATCGTCGAATTCAATGCGATGGTTGATCGTATATTTCCCGCCAATCCGATCATTACGAAATAA
- a CDS encoding LytTR family DNA-binding domain-containing protein, with product MQQCKQLSVTLDIDGKLGFGLVNIHDIIFFEYDNLINRIIIHTMNKKYYTMSTLKYFIESLNNSGYFFKLVDRNNAVNIDKIVCLDSRTKKAYFEWPTHTGSKNCTFSGKHFDEVMKLLSSDSIVIA from the coding sequence ATGCAGCAATGTAAACAATTGTCTGTCACACTCGATATCGACGGGAAACTAGGCTTTGGACTTGTAAATATTCATGACATCATCTTTTTCGAGTACGACAATTTAATTAATCGAATAATAATCCATACGATGAACAAGAAATATTACACCATGAGTACGTTAAAATATTTCATCGAATCGCTTAACAACAGCGGGTATTTCTTCAAGTTGGTCGATCGTAATAATGCCGTCAATATAGACAAGATTGTCTGTCTGGATTCACGAACCAAGAAGGCTTATTTTGAATGGCCTACTCACACAGGCTCCAAAAATTGCACGTTTTCCGGTAAGCACTTTGATGAAGTCATGAAGCTATTATCCAGCGATTCTATCGTAATAGCATAA
- a CDS encoding cyclic lactone autoinducer peptide, with product MAKRVYSLIATVLASAAILVVSTASWGYIHQPETPEELLK from the coding sequence ATGGCGAAACGAGTTTATAGCTTAATTGCAACAGTCCTTGCTTCGGCTGCGATCTTAGTTGTAAGCACTGCAAGCTGGGGCTATATTCATCAACCAGAGACGCCAGAAGAATTGCTTAAGTAA
- a CDS encoding ATP-grasp domain-containing protein has product MKKLMILGAGISQLPLIKTAKRMGLYVIVISRQGNYPGFALADKVYYEDTTNADSIVEIAKLEQIDGICTTGTDVAVKAIGKVADTLGISGISYESAKLSSNKWEMKQAFMEYGVRTAKFLKVNNKEEAHNAFKSLSPPLIFKAADSGASKGIVKVTDAAQIDYAFTQVKKETKLDFFIIEEFVEGTEFGAQAFVYNNQIQFIMPHGDLMFYGDAGVPVGHYVPYHSSDKIEEDIRLQLEQSVRALRLNNCAINADFIIKDNRVYVLEIGGRAGATCLPELVSTFFGFDYYEQIVRAALHMNPDFRIHSAQPCACALIISDQDGEIVSLENGNVPHEDIIQVSFDYEIGDHIRKFRVGTDRIGQIVVKGRSLEGTMKRLEEVEGNITITLRQP; this is encoded by the coding sequence ATGAAGAAGCTAATGATACTGGGTGCGGGCATCTCTCAGCTGCCATTGATCAAAACAGCGAAACGAATGGGGTTATATGTCATTGTTATCAGCCGCCAGGGCAACTACCCGGGATTTGCTTTGGCGGATAAAGTCTATTATGAAGATACAACAAATGCGGATAGTATCGTGGAAATCGCCAAGCTCGAACAAATTGACGGCATATGTACGACCGGTACGGATGTGGCTGTCAAAGCGATCGGTAAAGTGGCGGATACCCTTGGCATCAGCGGAATCAGTTACGAGTCTGCCAAGCTTTCATCCAATAAATGGGAAATGAAACAGGCTTTTATGGAATACGGCGTAAGAACGGCTAAGTTTTTAAAGGTTAACAATAAAGAGGAGGCCCATAACGCTTTCAAATCGTTATCGCCCCCTCTTATCTTTAAAGCGGCAGACAGCGGAGCCAGCAAGGGGATTGTGAAAGTAACGGATGCCGCACAAATCGATTACGCCTTCACTCAAGTCAAGAAGGAAACCAAACTGGACTTTTTTATCATTGAGGAATTCGTCGAAGGTACTGAGTTTGGGGCGCAAGCATTTGTATATAACAACCAAATTCAATTTATAATGCCGCATGGCGATCTCATGTTTTATGGAGATGCCGGGGTGCCGGTCGGTCACTATGTGCCGTACCATTCATCGGACAAAATCGAAGAGGATATTCGTTTGCAGTTAGAGCAAAGCGTTCGCGCATTGCGGTTAAATAACTGTGCGATAAACGCGGATTTTATTATAAAAGATAACCGGGTATATGTTCTTGAAATCGGCGGCAGAGCGGGAGCGACATGTTTACCTGAACTCGTATCCACCTTCTTCGGATTTGATTATTATGAGCAGATTGTTAGAGCCGCTCTTCATATGAATCCCGATTTCCGCATTCATAGTGCTCAGCCTTGTGCATGTGCGCTAATCATTTCGGATCAAGACGGGGAGATCGTGAGCCTAGAGAATGGAAATGTACCTCATGAGGACATCATTCAAGTATCGTTCGATTATGAAATAGGCGATCATATCCGCAAATTCAGGGTTGGTACGGACCGGATCGGGCAGATCGTCGTCAAAGGCCGCAGTTTGGAAGGAACGATGAAGCGATTAGAGGAAGTCGAAGGAAATATAACAATCACATTAAGGCAGCCGTAG
- a CDS encoding helix-turn-helix transcriptional regulator — MDKPPVYYYTLPEHAAGKYYFPPYITLAHLFHAPDNWGIQPRMLNSYQFQYVVDGYAEYEIEGRTIITRKGDLIYHMPMQLHEVRTSPGEPYICISILFHFGESAYPVEELIGEDRYLGNFAGHNIEKLLSQLIAHYHQPGLTHHTSCQGLLMQLFGELSRCKQERETTTEGQHKIKTKMVLIRNHIANHYDREIRHKELEQLSGLSRNYIIVKFRKAFGMTPFEYLTRVRIERAKELAVQTNMSIGEIARSIGYSDVHTFGRMFKNNMGVSLSQFCSSLVTD; from the coding sequence ATGGATAAACCGCCGGTGTACTACTATACATTGCCTGAGCATGCTGCCGGGAAATATTACTTTCCTCCTTACATTACACTCGCTCATCTTTTTCACGCACCGGATAACTGGGGAATTCAGCCGCGGATGCTGAACAGCTACCAGTTTCAGTATGTTGTCGACGGGTATGCGGAATATGAAATCGAAGGCCGGACGATTATTACCCGCAAGGGGGATCTGATTTATCATATGCCGATGCAGCTTCACGAAGTAAGAACAAGCCCCGGCGAGCCTTACATATGTATATCCATTCTGTTTCACTTCGGGGAAAGCGCCTATCCGGTTGAAGAGCTTATTGGAGAAGACCGTTATCTGGGCAATTTCGCGGGTCATAATATCGAGAAGCTGCTCTCGCAGTTGATTGCTCATTATCATCAGCCCGGTCTTACGCATCATACCTCATGCCAAGGCTTGCTCATGCAATTATTCGGCGAATTGTCGCGCTGCAAGCAAGAGCGGGAAACCACAACGGAAGGCCAGCACAAAATCAAGACGAAGATGGTGCTGATCCGCAACCATATCGCCAATCATTATGACCGGGAAATCCGGCACAAGGAGCTGGAACAGCTGTCCGGTCTGAGCCGCAACTATATTATCGTGAAATTTCGCAAAGCGTTCGGGATGACGCCGTTCGAATACTTGACCCGGGTTCGGATCGAGAGGGCCAAGGAACTGGCTGTCCAAACCAATATGTCCATAGGCGAAATTGCACGGTCAATCGGATATTCCGATGTGCATACTTTCGGACGGATGTTCAAGAATAATATGGGCGTCAGCCTCAGCCAATTCTGCTCTTCGCTTGTCACGGACTAG
- a CDS encoding DegT/DnrJ/EryC1/StrS family aminotransferase: MEHKLIPVLQPSIGQEEIDAVTEVLRSGWLGLGPKTEQFEQQFAGFAGSRFAVALNSGTAALHLALEILGIGPGDEVIVPSMTFISTVHAVSYVGATPVFADIEHDSMNISVADIERKITDRTKAIIVVHMGGHPCDMDAVHELALSKGIKVVEDAAHACGAEYKGKRIGSISDLTCFSFHAVKNLTSGEGGGITCNAEWMNRKLREKRWVGISRDTWMRSSHEKVYAWQYFVDDIGYKYHMNDLQAAIGLVQLNKLDQLNARRREIAERYQAELKDLDWIKLPKEKPYARSAWHLFQIQFNEDSLRDRMIAHLQEHNIASGVHYYPCHLHPCYLHLKAIVPLSSEIWKRILTLPIHPNVTEEDLDRIISRIREFKP, encoded by the coding sequence TTGGAACATAAACTGATTCCTGTTCTTCAGCCAAGTATCGGTCAAGAGGAAATCGATGCGGTGACGGAGGTTCTGCGTTCCGGATGGCTTGGTCTCGGACCCAAGACCGAGCAATTCGAACAACAATTTGCCGGTTTTGCCGGAAGCCGTTTCGCGGTTGCGCTCAATTCCGGAACGGCTGCGCTTCATTTGGCGCTGGAAATACTGGGAATCGGACCGGGAGACGAAGTTATCGTACCCTCAATGACCTTCATTTCGACCGTCCACGCGGTCAGTTATGTGGGTGCAACGCCGGTATTTGCAGATATTGAACATGATTCGATGAATATATCGGTAGCTGACATCGAACGCAAAATAACGGATCGAACGAAAGCAATCATCGTCGTTCATATGGGCGGCCATCCCTGCGACATGGATGCGGTGCATGAATTGGCACTCTCGAAGGGAATCAAAGTGGTAGAAGACGCCGCGCATGCCTGCGGTGCGGAATATAAAGGCAAGCGGATCGGGTCGATCAGCGACTTGACCTGCTTCAGCTTCCATGCGGTCAAAAACTTGACCAGCGGCGAAGGCGGAGGGATCACTTGCAATGCGGAGTGGATGAACCGAAAGCTGCGCGAGAAACGATGGGTCGGTATTTCCCGGGATACTTGGATGCGGTCATCGCATGAAAAAGTGTATGCATGGCAGTATTTTGTCGACGATATCGGCTACAAATACCATATGAACGATTTACAAGCGGCGATCGGCCTTGTTCAACTAAACAAGCTTGATCAATTAAATGCTAGGCGCAGAGAAATTGCGGAACGTTATCAAGCCGAGCTAAAAGATTTGGATTGGATAAAGCTGCCGAAGGAAAAGCCGTATGCCCGGAGTGCATGGCATCTGTTCCAAATTCAGTTCAACGAAGACAGTCTAAGGGATCGAATGATTGCTCACCTGCAAGAACATAATATTGCCTCCGGAGTCCACTACTATCCCTGCCATCTTCATCCGTGCTACCTTCATTTAAAAGCGATAGTCCCCCTTTCCTCCGAAATATGGAAGAGAATTCTTACCCTGCCGATTCATCCGAATGTAACGGAAGAAGACCTCGATCGGATCATTAGCCGCATCAGAGAGTTCAAGCCATGA
- a CDS encoding phytanoyl-CoA dioxygenase family protein, giving the protein MREERYALTKLSNTELIVADARLQPCITEEEAQFFLDNGFLVIRNVLVGEELELVQSEMTTLYDKGMAGMPDDPDYRYGKGVKSGQNTLHRIEYVIDKSDPMKVMLGHPYILRSVEKLQGSNLIPTWDSMVLKAPNEGMIVPWHRDAAVPEGCTDPHPIFNVDFYLDEADLQTCLWVIPRSHLWSQEEAKERCSRPGFETEDAIPVPMQPGDVILHNIEVLHGSPSGDGNPLRRTVYYEFRPGEIEAEFGPHTLEYLSLKQNMLLDCIERRKQAPYAQNETPFAYNPTGGFAIRQPKQVQQYRYAHETYWRR; this is encoded by the coding sequence ATGCGAGAGGAGCGATATGCATTGACGAAGCTGAGCAATACCGAGCTAATTGTGGCCGATGCCCGTCTTCAACCTTGTATTACGGAGGAAGAGGCCCAGTTTTTTCTGGATAACGGATTTCTGGTTATTCGTAATGTCCTCGTAGGCGAGGAGCTGGAGTTGGTTCAGTCGGAGATGACGACCCTTTATGACAAAGGGATGGCCGGCATGCCCGATGATCCCGATTACAGGTATGGTAAGGGTGTGAAATCGGGCCAGAATACGCTGCATCGCATTGAATACGTCATCGATAAGAGCGATCCGATGAAAGTGATGCTCGGGCATCCCTATATTCTGCGGTCGGTAGAAAAGCTGCAAGGATCAAACCTCATTCCTACCTGGGATTCCATGGTGTTGAAGGCGCCGAATGAAGGAATGATCGTTCCTTGGCATCGTGATGCAGCTGTGCCGGAAGGGTGCACGGATCCGCATCCGATCTTCAACGTGGACTTCTATCTGGACGAAGCCGACCTGCAAACCTGCCTCTGGGTCATACCGCGCAGCCATCTGTGGTCGCAGGAGGAAGCGAAGGAGCGCTGCAGCCGCCCTGGATTCGAGACAGAGGATGCCATTCCGGTTCCTATGCAGCCTGGCGATGTTATTTTACACAATATTGAGGTGCTGCACGGTTCTCCATCGGGAGATGGCAATCCGCTTCGCCGTACCGTCTATTATGAATTCCGTCCAGGTGAAATCGAAGCGGAGTTTGGCCCGCACACGCTGGAATATCTCTCTCTCAAACAGAATATGCTGCTCGATTGCATAGAGCGCCGCAAGCAGGCGCCATATGCGCAGAATGAAACTCCGTTTGCTTATAATCCGACTGGCGGCTTCGCCATACGTCAACCGAAGCAGGTGCAGCAATACCGTTACGCGCATGAAACTTATTGGCGGCGTTAA
- a CDS encoding alpha/beta-type small acid-soluble spore protein codes for MARNNQLVVPQARMAMDQLKYEVAQQLGIHLPADGYYGNMQTREMGQIGGNITRRLIQIAEQQLGGR; via the coding sequence ATGGCTCGAAACAATCAGCTCGTCGTTCCGCAAGCCCGCATGGCAATGGATCAATTGAAGTATGAAGTGGCGCAGCAGCTTGGCATCCATCTGCCGGCAGACGGATACTACGGGAATATGCAAACCCGCGAGATGGGGCAGATCGGGGGTAACATTACCCGGCGCCTCATCCAAATTGCCGAGCAGCAGCTTGGCGGCAGATAA
- a CDS encoding accessory gene regulator ArgB-like protein has protein sequence MINALSHRIAAGIKSKVPEHQASVAVLQYSISFILNIIFIIGLSLGIALLTGQIRNAVIALTAFALLRQVSGGYHLKSGMMCIVVSTAGITLLSFAEFNSTITFVFNIMALILALVFAPSRIDAQTRIPKKYFPFLKLISLAMIAVSFMVGSSVLASTFLVQALTLIRIRR, from the coding sequence TTGATTAATGCACTGTCCCACAGAATCGCGGCAGGGATTAAGTCGAAGGTGCCCGAGCATCAGGCCAGCGTAGCTGTATTGCAATATTCGATTTCATTTATTTTAAACATTATTTTTATTATCGGGCTATCGCTTGGGATCGCGCTCCTAACAGGACAAATCCGGAACGCTGTCATCGCATTGACCGCATTTGCTTTGCTTCGTCAGGTTTCCGGCGGCTACCATTTGAAATCGGGAATGATGTGCATCGTCGTTTCGACGGCAGGGATTACGCTGCTCTCCTTTGCAGAATTCAACAGTACGATAACATTCGTTTTCAACATCATGGCGCTTATTTTAGCCCTGGTCTTCGCGCCTTCCCGTATTGATGCGCAGACCCGGATTCCCAAGAAATACTTTCCATTCTTGAAACTGATTTCACTTGCTATGATTGCGGTTAGTTTTATGGTCGGCAGCTCGGTACTGGCTTCGACTTTTCTGGTACAAGCATTAACATTAATTCGAATAAGGAGGTGA
- a CDS encoding helix-turn-helix domain-containing protein, with protein MKGSDQKSKFLLTHREREVFELLVQDKTTRDIAQQLFISEKTVRNHISNVMQKLNVKGRSQAVVELIKLGELKI; from the coding sequence TTGAAGGGAAGCGACCAGAAGAGCAAGTTTTTATTGACCCATCGTGAGCGCGAGGTATTCGAACTGTTGGTACAGGATAAAACAACCAGGGATATCGCACAACAACTGTTCATCAGTGAAAAGACCGTACGCAACCATATCTCCAACGTGATGCAGAAACTTAATGTCAAAGGTCGTTCGCAAGCAGTTGTCGAGCTGATCAAGCTTGGGGAGTTAAAAATCTAA
- a CDS encoding ATP-dependent DNA ligase, with translation MFISPMLLEEQEEPFDDDRYLFEPKIDGHRMIVSLMNGKVQMYTKHNNICTGQYPELFHVPVKPGCDVVLDGEVGYMNPDTGLFEFDTLLERFKQRKGPKILEGRLKWPVRYFVFDILHADGADVRGLPFVERMALLDDILTENEYYKKIIRVNGRGKVLFEAIQQLNLEGIVAKRKDSLYASGQTAGWMKIMNYQYENVPIVGYRKKHFALLGQVTDQPEGRIELAMPAVLRRSFHSTAKGMITGEDRNYIYMEPQIRACIRYRSKNKNGLPRAPEFVDLIIKAE, from the coding sequence ATGTTTATTTCACCGATGCTCCTTGAAGAACAAGAGGAGCCCTTTGACGATGACCGTTATCTGTTTGAACCGAAGATAGACGGGCATCGGATGATCGTATCGCTCATGAACGGCAAGGTTCAGATGTATACGAAGCATAATAACATTTGCACCGGGCAGTATCCGGAGCTGTTTCATGTGCCGGTTAAGCCAGGCTGCGACGTCGTTCTGGATGGAGAGGTCGGATACATGAATCCGGACACGGGGCTGTTTGAGTTCGATACGCTCCTGGAGCGCTTCAAGCAGCGCAAAGGACCCAAAATTCTCGAAGGCCGGCTGAAGTGGCCCGTCCGATATTTCGTCTTTGACATTCTGCATGCCGATGGAGCGGATGTCCGCGGTTTGCCTTTCGTTGAACGGATGGCGCTGCTCGACGACATACTTACAGAGAACGAATACTATAAGAAGATCATACGTGTAAACGGCCGGGGCAAAGTGTTGTTCGAAGCGATCCAACAGTTAAACCTTGAAGGGATCGTAGCTAAGCGGAAGGACAGTCTCTATGCAAGCGGACAAACGGCCGGATGGATGAAAATCATGAACTACCAGTACGAGAACGTACCGATAGTCGGTTATCGGAAGAAGCATTTCGCCCTGCTGGGGCAAGTCACGGACCAGCCTGAAGGCAGAATTGAACTGGCCATGCCGGCCGTTCTTCGCAGATCATTCCATAGCACCGCCAAAGGTATGATAACCGGTGAAGACCGAAACTATATTTACATGGAACCGCAAATTCGAGCTTGCATCCGTTATCGCAGCAAGAATAAGAATGGTCTGCCGCGGGCGCCGGAGTTTGTCGATTTAATTATAAAGGCAGAATGA